The following proteins are encoded in a genomic region of Triticum dicoccoides isolate Atlit2015 ecotype Zavitan chromosome 1B, WEW_v2.0, whole genome shotgun sequence:
- the LOC119316331 gene encoding uncharacterized protein LOC119316331 — protein sequence MASSSWEKWPDHVRDKWRDDLRDIDFWFNRYHEEDDAGLKFTINPWRYWNVGAGPMASFRLAMSGMVEGICESFGPFKPVIKVDLKPTPTVDEAQGTRFMSIKYQLAVAAAEELGLLDQEYNRLKEEHDELQFYTYGCSGTGASHNLENRVRYTIVPQIGKKLSTEKYLLVVNNLRWPIVPDSFIQDCGFPPPLWTDSKWLISTTSEDVCNKSKLENDWVIPYPTDRDVVALTLSALRESAQHILNMTHQESKEYWHHIALNCFHFAMVIFAKHSQMAAVTSDELIHHWATQGILPRMTSSEEEKETNICSSKCAYMHRVGRVILEAFEKYSLLQLPFSPANEAHEATNTAAQFLAYHALIAEGMTVGELADHKKKWIAFLDDHGCHVSREWLGPGETRGATALILRGCSDQSVILCKLGHILPKLIFLHCLDLSYTQLKTLPSSIECLINLRLLSLRGCHDLKTLSSSPTTSATDSSTNTTSYSPLSTLYKLEILDMNGVPFSHITQNVANQKSNLIYLNMSYSEISTFPPNVFRDMSNLEVLILASCSNLLQLPPSMALLSSLVTLEVTGTQIKCFPPKIFEEMQKLQSLKLIDNKKLISLTRPISRFQGIKLEGHPNLISFVLIGAPHVRCLSLRGCRKLESVEIKNLGALEELDLSGTTIKELPADIPNMPHLRRLLLLGVPSLRRFPWHRLERLPDVFFLDNCSEGNGNHSNQVSQVCVTDARFFYSFHRNALNLARHGKFFQSFYIRVAPCITNSMQLQLQDEEIMLANKLDELLQKQLTYVDVYSRYFAEKIAIAPQIRVPLHRTKRHVDITGGQQSHNGLAYLLHITKSISVTYDTSIKSFSNLSGFDELEECELQWCHKIDTVFHNFMENLRNVHVSNLKSLVRFCSPYCFVEFSSLEHLHLENCPRLEILMTYGASALPCLKTLDIMFCYNLKKLFYSYEDQDRAYELPSLQRIRLQELPLLKHFDDNDAIITAPAWEELHIRGCWSLQRLPHLQGRQPETVKVNCEKSWWGKLQWGPLPHHNNYEPKLSPEFASFDESADMSSYLR from the coding sequence GTTTAATAGATATCATGAAGAGGATGATGCAGGTCTTAAGTTCACTATTAATCCATGGAGGTATTGGAATGTTGGGGCGGGGCCCATGGCTTCCTTCAGACTAGCCATGTCAGGCATGGTTGAGGGAATCTGTGAGAGCTTTGGGCCCTTCAAACCCGTGATAAAGGTGGATCTGAAGCCCACGCCAACTGTAGATGAAGCACAAGGAACAAGGTTCATGAGCATCAAGTACCAGTTAGCCGTCGCTGCGGCAGAGGAGTTGGGGCTACTCGACCAAGAATATAACAGGCTGAAGGAAGAGCACGATGAGTTGCAGTTTTACACCTACGGGTGCAGTGGTACCGGTGCCTCTCATAATTTGGAGAATCGTGTGCGGTACACTATAGTTCCTCAGATCGGCAAGAAGTTGTCAACCGAGAAGTATTTGCTAGTGGTCAATAACCTCCGGTGGCCAATTGTGCCTGACAGTTTTATACAGGATTGCGGGTTCCCTCCCCCGCTGTGGACAGATTCTAAGTGGCTCATCTCAACCACTTCTGAGGATGTCTGCAATAAGAGCAAGCTGGAAAACGATTGGGTTATACCCTATCCCACAGATAGGGATGTTGTGGCGCTTACCCTCTCTGCACTGCGTGAATCGGCACAGCACATACTCAACATGACCCATCAAGAAAGCAAGGAATACTGGCATCACATAGCCCTCAATTGCTTCCACTTTGCCATGGTGATCTTTGCCAAACATTCACAGATGGCAGCGGTTACCTCGGACGAGCTCATCCATCATTGGGCCACCCAAGGCATCTTGCCTCGTATGACCAgtagtgaagaagaaaaagaaaccaacATCTGCAGCAGCAAGTGTGCCTATATGCATCGAGTTGGAAGGGTCATCCTTGAAGCATTTGAGAAATACTCTTTGTTGCAGCTACCATTCTCTCCTGCCAATGAAGCTCATGAAGCCACCAATACTGCTGCACAATTCCTTGCATACCATGCCCTCATTGCAGAAGGCATGACAGTAGGTGAACTCGCGGATCATAAGAAAAAATGGATCGCCTTTTTGGATGATCATGGATGTCATGTAAGCCGAGAATGGTTGGGGCCGGGGGAAACTAGGGGGGCAACTGCACTTATTCTAAGAGGTTGCTCAGACCAATCGGTCATACTTTGCAAGCTGGGCCATATCCTGCCCAAACTTATATTTCTTCATTGTCTTGATCTCTCTTACACTCAACTGAAAACACTCCCTTCTTCTATCGAATGTCTAATAAACCTTCGACTGCTTTCACTTAGAGGCTGCCATGATCTCAAAACTCTTTCCAGTTCACCCACAACAAGTGCCACAGACTCGTCAACAAATACTACGTCATATTCCCCATTATCCACTCTATACAAGCTTGAAATTCTTGATATGAATGGAGTTCCTTTTTCTCATATAACACAAAATGTAGCCAACCAAAAGAGCAACTTGATTTACCTCAACATGTCCTATTCAGAAATATCTACTTTTCCACCAAATGTTTTTCGGGACATGTCAAATCTTGAAGTGCTTATTCTTGCCAGCTGCTCCAACCTTCTCCAGCTTCCTCCTTCCATGGCATTGCTATCCAGCCTAGTAACCCTTGAAGTCACAGGGACCCAAATAAAATGCTTCCCGCCGAAGATATTTGAAGAAATGCAGAAGCTTCAGTCGCTCAAGCTCATCGACAATAAGAAATTGATTTCACTCACAAGACCAATCTCTAGGTTTCAGGGAATCAAGTTGGAAGGGCATCCTAACCTTATATCATTCGTCTTGATCGGCGCACCTCACGTAAGGTGCTTGTCTTTGCGTGGATGTAGGAAACTCGAGTCCGTCGAGATAAAGAATCTTGGTGCGTTGGAAGAGCTAGATTTGTCCGGTACAACTATCAAGGAGCTCCCTGCTGACATCCCCAATATGCCCCATCTTAGGAGATTGCTCCTACTTGGTGTTCCTTCTCtgaggcgatttccttggcatAGGCTGGAGCGACTCCCTGATGTGTTTTTCTTGGATAATTGCTCAGAAGGAAATGGTAATCACTCTAATCAAGTTTCCCAAGTGTGTGTTACTGACGCCAGGTTCTTCTATAGCTTCCATCGCAATGCTCTGAATTTAGCAAGACATGGGAAGTTTTTCCAATCATTTTATATTCGAGTTGCACCATGCATTACAAATAGTATGCAACTGCAACTGCAAGATGAAGAAATCATGCTAGCTAACAAGCTGGACGAGTTGCTACAGAAACAGTTAACATATGTAGATGTATATAGCAGATATTTTGCAGAGAAAATTGCTATTGCCCCACAAATTAGAGTTCCCCTTCACCGAACTAAGCGGCATGTGGATATCACAGGCGGGCAACAGTCACACAATGGTTTAGCATACCTTCTGCATATCACGAAATCAATATCAGTGACATATGATACTTCTATCAAGTCTTTTTCTAACTTGAGCGGTTTTGATGAGCTGGAAGAATGTGAGCTTCAATGGTGCCACAAAATAGACACCGTTTTCCACAACTTCATGGAAAATCTACGGAATGTGCATGTGTCCAACCTCAAAAGTCTAGTTAGATTCTGTTCACCATACTGTTTTGTTGAATTCAGTTCACTAGAGCATCTACACCTGGAGAACTGCCCCAGATTGGAGATCCTGATGACATATGGTGCATCAGCACTACCATGTCTCAAGACACTTGACATCATGTTTTGCTACAACCTCAAGAAACTATTCTACAGTTATGAAGATCAAGATCGTGCTTATGAGCTCCCAAGCCTCCAAAGGATACGTCTACAGGAGCTGCCACTGCTAAAGCACTTTGATGACAATGATGCCATCATAACGGCACCGGCATGGGAGGAGCTCCATATCCGGGGGTGCTGGAGCCTTCAACGCCTCCCGCACCTACAAGGACGCCAGCCGGAGACAGTGAAGGTGAACTGTGAGAAGAGCTGGTGGGGCAAACTCCAGTGGGGGCCACTCCCACACCATAACAACTATGAACCGAAGCTATCCCCAGAGTTTGCCTCATTCGACGAGTCTGCCGACATGAGCAGCTACCTCAGATGA